The following are encoded in a window of Flavobacterium psychrotrophum genomic DNA:
- a CDS encoding SDR family NAD(P)-dependent oxidoreductase encodes MQPLKTFIIAGASSGIGLEIAKLLVQENYFVYGISRTPGPLQGTPHYKHLAYDFTSTEALPQVNTAINGLVYCPGSITLKSVERLSETDLDRDWHLNARSAFGFVKKYKPLLESEPSIVLFSSVAAQNGLPFHVSIAMAKGAIEGLTKALAAEFAPKIRVNAIAPSLTDTPLAAHLLNTEAKVTSGALRHPLQSIGNARNIAKLACYLLLDGSWVSGQVLGINGGLGSIMR; translated from the coding sequence ATGCAGCCGCTTAAAACATTTATAATTGCTGGAGCAAGCAGTGGCATCGGCCTTGAGATCGCCAAGTTGCTGGTGCAGGAAAACTACTTTGTTTATGGTATCAGCCGTACACCGGGGCCGCTTCAAGGTACACCGCATTATAAACATCTGGCATACGACTTTACTTCCACAGAGGCCTTGCCGCAAGTCAACACCGCAATAAACGGCTTGGTCTACTGCCCGGGCAGTATCACACTTAAATCTGTAGAACGGCTATCCGAAACCGACCTTGACCGCGACTGGCACCTCAACGCACGCTCGGCCTTTGGATTTGTGAAGAAATACAAGCCGCTATTGGAAAGCGAACCCTCAATAGTATTATTCAGTAGCGTGGCCGCCCAGAACGGACTCCCATTCCATGTGAGCATTGCCATGGCAAAAGGTGCAATAGAGGGACTCACTAAGGCGCTTGCTGCAGAATTTGCACCAAAAATAAGGGTGAATGCTATAGCCCCCTCACTGACAGATACCCCACTTGCTGCCCACCTGCTCAATACCGAGGCAAAAGTTACTTCGGGGGCACTGCGGCACCCCTTGCAATCCATTGGAAATGCCCGAAATATAGCAAAGCTCGCCTGCTACTTGCTATTGGACGGGTCGTGGGTGTCAGGACAGGTATTAGGGATCAATGGCGGATTGGGTTCCATAATGAGATAA
- a CDS encoding DUF932 domain-containing protein, with amino-acid sequence MAHNISFNEQTGQHAFMSVKQTVWHGLGQVVENYPTSREAIAFAGLDYEVAKAPIFARGAGLFDTYPVPDQYATMRTDTKAVFGVVGKDYQIVQNADAFAFFDAIVGGGEGILYETAGALGNGERIFITAKLPGYIRVGNGDDVTEKYIFLTTSHDGSGSITAAFTPVRIVCQNTLNAALKTATNVVRIRHTAGAKERLEQAHKVMGVADNLSIQLEGIFNEWANVRIADKQVKQLIQLALCPNKETYNLLKKGATEELSTMYKNACDAAFEYAMADDTQSLVTTKGTLFGAYNAVTGYYQNVRSFKTGEDKLKSICLGGTAQARVQKAFDLCGDFSKNGAVALQFN; translated from the coding sequence ATGGCACATAATATAAGTTTTAATGAGCAGACAGGACAACACGCCTTTATGAGTGTAAAACAAACCGTATGGCACGGGCTTGGGCAGGTAGTAGAGAACTACCCGACAAGCCGTGAAGCCATAGCGTTTGCAGGCTTGGACTATGAGGTAGCCAAAGCCCCAATTTTCGCAAGGGGCGCAGGGCTATTCGATACCTATCCCGTACCCGACCAGTATGCCACCATGCGCACCGATACCAAAGCCGTGTTTGGCGTGGTCGGCAAAGACTACCAAATTGTACAGAATGCCGATGCGTTCGCCTTTTTCGATGCCATTGTAGGCGGTGGCGAGGGCATACTGTATGAAACCGCAGGCGCACTCGGAAACGGGGAACGCATATTTATAACCGCAAAACTGCCCGGCTACATCCGAGTGGGCAATGGGGACGATGTAACCGAAAAGTACATTTTCCTGACCACCTCCCACGATGGCAGTGGTTCAATAACCGCAGCCTTTACACCCGTGCGTATCGTCTGCCAAAATACCCTGAATGCAGCCTTGAAAACCGCAACCAACGTGGTACGCATACGCCACACCGCAGGGGCTAAAGAACGTTTGGAGCAGGCGCACAAAGTTATGGGCGTTGCCGATAACCTGTCAATACAGTTAGAGGGCATTTTTAACGAGTGGGCTAACGTGCGCATTGCCGATAAGCAAGTAAAACAGTTGATACAGTTGGCACTTTGCCCGAACAAAGAAACCTACAACCTTTTAAAGAAAGGGGCTACCGAGGAACTTTCAACGATGTATAAAAATGCCTGTGATGCCGCATTCGAGTACGCTATGGCAGACGATACCCAAAGCCTTGTAACCACCAAAGGCACACTTTTCGGTGCTTACAATGCTGTTACGGGCTACTACCAAAATGTACGCAGCTTTAAAACGGGCGAGGATAAACTTAAAAGTATCTGCCTTGGCGGTACGGCACAGGCAAGGGTGCAGAAAGCCTTTGACCTGTGCGGAGATTTCTCTAAAAACGGGGCGGTTGCCCTGCAATTCAACTGA
- a CDS encoding phytoene/squalene synthase family protein, with translation MKKLFDELSQQVSKLTTQKYSTSFSLGILALSPSIRPAIYAIYGYVRLADEIVDSFHGYDKVQLLRRLRIQTDEALEEGISLNPILNAFQQAVSTYSIGRPLIDQFLRSMEMDLEPQHYDEGLYKEYILGSAEVVGLMCLHVFVHGDLQSYERLKPYAMSLGAAFQKVNFLRDLRDDHFELGRTYFPNVDIRNFDNAIKKEIERDIRKDFERALIGIRMLPPTSRFGVYLAYRYYISLFLKIEKTPADHILQSRIRIPNSRKLSLMMSSYVQYKIAAV, from the coding sequence ATGAAAAAACTGTTTGACGAATTATCGCAACAGGTAAGCAAGCTTACCACCCAAAAATACAGTACCAGTTTTTCACTCGGAATCCTGGCGCTCAGCCCCTCCATACGCCCCGCCATATATGCCATATACGGGTACGTACGTCTCGCCGACGAAATTGTGGACAGCTTTCATGGGTACGACAAGGTGCAATTATTACGGCGTTTACGCATACAGACCGATGAGGCCCTTGAAGAAGGAATATCGCTGAACCCTATACTAAACGCATTCCAGCAAGCTGTCAGCACCTATAGCATTGGCAGACCGCTTATAGACCAATTTCTCAGGAGTATGGAGATGGACCTGGAACCACAACATTACGATGAAGGGCTTTATAAGGAATACATACTCGGCTCTGCTGAAGTAGTAGGGCTGATGTGCCTGCACGTTTTCGTTCACGGCGACCTGCAATCCTATGAACGGCTTAAGCCTTATGCGATGAGCCTTGGCGCAGCCTTCCAAAAGGTAAATTTCCTGAGAGACCTGCGCGACGACCACTTCGAACTGGGACGGACTTACTTTCCAAATGTCGACATCCGTAATTTTGATAACGCTATAAAAAAGGAAATTGAGCGCGATATCCGTAAAGATTTTGAGCGGGCACTGATAGGCATCCGGATGTTGCCCCCCACCTCACGGTTTGGCGTCTATCTCGCCTACCGCTACTACATATCACTCTTCCTTAAAATTGAGAAAACTCCGGCAGACCACATACTGCAATCCAGGATACGGATTCCTAACAGCAGGAAGCTTTCGTTAATGATGTCCAGTTACGTGCAATACAAAATAGCTGCAGTATGA
- a CDS encoding cryptochrome/photolyase family protein, which produces MKKKYKTLRLILGDQLNSKHSWYASKDDAVLYVLMEVRSETDYVWHHIQKACAFFVAMEVFAEYLKSEGHEVHYIKLDDAHNKQSFEKNCDALIQSHGIECFQYQLPDEYRLDKALASYCKKVFIDTKAFDTEHFFTQRGEVTAFFEGKKLLLMENFYRHMRKEHNILMQGTEPEGGQWNYDQDNRRKLPKDHKPLPPLLLQNDVTSQYKRITEAKIRTIGSITPSDFPWPVDRKQSLELLYHFINNCLPLFGTFQDAIHTEEWYLYHSRLSFSLNTKMLSPHEVIAAAITAWESNKKHIYLNQVEGFVRQILGWREYMRGIYWMKMPEFASLNFFKHTRKLPNWYWTGKTKMNCLRHAIEQSLKGAYAHHIQRLMVTGNFALLAGIAPDEVDFWYLGIYIDAIQWVEITNTRGMSQYADSGITGSKPYAASANYIHKMSNYCEGCHYDRKERTSENACPFNSLYWDFHDRNIKKLENHPRLRMVYNLWNKMQAGQKEEILNRAAYCLENIEIL; this is translated from the coding sequence ATGAAGAAAAAATATAAAACGTTACGGCTGATTTTAGGCGATCAGCTCAACAGTAAGCACTCCTGGTATGCATCTAAAGATGATGCAGTACTGTATGTACTTATGGAGGTACGTAGTGAAACAGATTATGTTTGGCACCACATACAAAAAGCCTGTGCCTTTTTTGTTGCCATGGAAGTTTTTGCGGAATACTTAAAATCAGAAGGGCATGAGGTACACTATATTAAGCTGGATGATGCTCATAATAAGCAAAGTTTTGAGAAGAACTGCGATGCACTTATACAATCCCACGGAATTGAGTGTTTTCAATACCAGCTGCCTGATGAATACCGGCTGGATAAAGCCTTGGCATCCTATTGCAAAAAGGTTTTTATAGATACAAAGGCGTTTGATACTGAGCATTTTTTTACACAAAGGGGAGAAGTAACAGCATTTTTTGAAGGTAAGAAGCTCCTTTTAATGGAGAATTTTTACAGGCACATGCGTAAAGAGCATAATATTTTAATGCAAGGTACTGAACCCGAAGGAGGACAGTGGAATTACGACCAGGATAACCGTAGGAAACTACCTAAAGATCATAAGCCTTTGCCTCCATTATTACTTCAAAATGATGTAACATCGCAGTATAAGAGAATCACAGAGGCTAAAATAAGGACAATAGGTTCTATAACTCCCAGTGATTTCCCGTGGCCTGTTGACCGCAAACAGTCACTTGAACTGTTGTATCACTTTATAAATAATTGCCTTCCGCTTTTTGGGACATTTCAGGACGCCATACATACTGAGGAGTGGTACCTGTACCATTCCCGTTTGTCGTTTTCCCTGAATACCAAGATGCTATCGCCACATGAGGTTATAGCGGCAGCAATTACTGCCTGGGAGAGTAATAAGAAGCATATCTATTTAAATCAGGTTGAGGGTTTTGTAAGGCAGATTTTAGGGTGGCGGGAGTACATGCGAGGTATTTACTGGATGAAAATGCCTGAGTTTGCTTCACTGAATTTCTTTAAACATACACGTAAACTGCCAAATTGGTATTGGACAGGCAAAACCAAAATGAACTGCCTGAGGCATGCGATTGAACAGTCACTTAAGGGTGCATATGCCCATCATATCCAAAGGCTTATGGTTACCGGTAATTTTGCGTTATTGGCAGGTATTGCACCTGATGAAGTCGATTTTTGGTACCTTGGCATCTACATTGATGCAATCCAATGGGTTGAAATAACCAACACGCGCGGTATGAGCCAGTACGCCGATAGTGGTATTACAGGCTCTAAACCTTACGCGGCAAGCGCCAACTACATTCATAAAATGAGTAACTATTGCGAGGGTTGCCATTACGACCGCAAGGAGCGCACAAGCGAAAATGCCTGTCCGTTTAACAGCCTGTACTGGGATTTCCATGACCGCAACATAAAAAAACTGGAAAATCACCCCAGGCTTCGCATGGTGTATAATTTATGGAATAAAATGCAGGCCGGCCAAAAGGAAGAGATACTAAATAGGGCAGCGTATTGCCTGGAAAATATTGAAATTCTGTAA
- a CDS encoding TIGR03643 family protein codes for MSKDFTPAQTDRIIEMAWEDRTPFEAIRLQFGLNESQVRQLMRKELKSGSYTRWRERVAGRRTKHAAKISVTTNRFKSSMQRQITGNRISKR; via the coding sequence ATGAGCAAAGACTTCACACCGGCGCAAACCGACAGGATCATTGAAATGGCATGGGAAGACCGGACGCCTTTTGAAGCCATTCGCCTACAGTTTGGACTGAATGAATCACAGGTAAGGCAACTGATGCGAAAGGAATTAAAATCGGGCAGTTACACCCGTTGGCGCGAACGTGTAGCGGGCCGGCGAACAAAACACGCAGCTAAAATATCGGTTACCACAAACCGGTTTAAAAGCAGCATGCAGCGACAGATTACAGGTAATAGAATATCCAAAAGGTAA
- a CDS encoding lycopene cyclase domain-containing protein, producing MKYSNELYTAFTAIVLFLTLIIMNRIVKCNGLGQLTLAYLLLMPGFITVNGVLTGTGLDSPVVNYTPSAITGYRILTIPLEDFAYGYVLVLLNIMVFNAIRGKNTLTIAVHKS from the coding sequence TTGAAGTATAGCAACGAACTATATACCGCATTTACAGCAATAGTGCTGTTTCTTACATTAATTATAATGAACAGGATAGTGAAGTGCAACGGCCTGGGGCAGCTGACCCTGGCTTACCTGCTGCTGATGCCGGGATTTATTACAGTAAACGGGGTATTGACCGGTACCGGTCTCGACAGCCCTGTGGTAAACTATACCCCGTCTGCAATTACCGGATACCGAATACTCACCATACCATTGGAAGACTTTGCCTACGGGTATGTACTGGTGCTTTTGAATATAATGGTGTTCAATGCTATACGCGGAAAAAATACCCTTACAATAGCTGTCCACAAATCTTAA
- a CDS encoding phytoene desaturase family protein → MSAAAYSARQGHEVHVFEKNGSPGGRARQFTTPEGYTFDMGPSWYWMPDIIERFFNDFGHTASDFYRLVSLDPQFEMVFDESSISLPEGMDEMEILFESIEPGAGTKFIRFMEDAAYKYKIGMGKFVEKPCHSWLEFATPDIAMSALRMDLLTNYSSYVRKYFSNPRLIALMEFPVIFLGAAPKDIPALYSLMNYGGYALGTHYPIGGFYKLVDAMVKIALEQGVQFHFNSPVDKINASGSRVSSLVLKGHELSFDAVIAACDYHHAESLLQTGHRNYSPKYWESRTFAPSCLIFYLGFTTTLPGLGHHTLFFDKDMDAHIDAIYKTPGWPAAPLFYVCCPSKTDQGVAPPGHENVFLLMPLATGIEDSTTQREKYLDIMLERLESRIGVPGLKEKMDFCQSYCVSDFVSDYNAFGGNAYGLANTLRQTAVLKPSLRNKKLKNLFYAGQLTVPGPGVPPSILSGKIVSNEILKAKKTFHEKTV, encoded by the coding sequence TTGTCGGCAGCTGCTTACAGCGCCAGGCAGGGCCATGAAGTGCACGTGTTTGAAAAAAACGGCAGCCCCGGCGGAAGGGCACGACAGTTTACAACCCCCGAAGGCTATACCTTTGATATGGGCCCAAGCTGGTATTGGATGCCCGACATCATTGAACGCTTTTTTAATGACTTCGGGCATACTGCTTCTGATTTCTACAGGCTCGTCAGCCTGGACCCACAATTTGAAATGGTCTTTGACGAGAGTAGCATTTCTTTGCCTGAAGGTATGGACGAAATGGAAATACTATTTGAATCAATAGAGCCGGGTGCCGGTACGAAATTTATACGCTTTATGGAGGACGCAGCGTATAAATACAAAATCGGGATGGGAAAGTTCGTCGAAAAACCCTGTCATTCCTGGCTGGAATTTGCCACACCGGATATTGCGATGAGCGCACTGCGCATGGACCTGCTTACCAATTACAGCAGCTACGTACGCAAATACTTTAGTAACCCCAGGCTAATCGCCCTTATGGAATTCCCCGTGATATTCCTGGGTGCAGCACCAAAAGATATCCCGGCTCTATACAGCCTCATGAATTACGGCGGGTATGCTTTGGGCACCCACTACCCTATAGGCGGGTTTTACAAACTGGTGGATGCCATGGTGAAAATTGCATTGGAACAGGGTGTGCAGTTTCATTTTAATAGCCCTGTCGATAAGATTAACGCATCAGGTTCCAGGGTTAGTTCGCTTGTTTTGAAAGGACATGAACTATCCTTCGATGCGGTCATTGCGGCCTGCGATTACCACCATGCGGAAAGCCTGCTGCAAACCGGCCATCGTAATTACTCGCCAAAATATTGGGAAAGCCGGACTTTCGCCCCGTCATGCCTTATCTTTTACCTGGGCTTTACCACCACGTTGCCAGGGCTGGGGCACCATACCCTGTTTTTCGACAAGGATATGGATGCCCATATCGATGCTATATACAAAACCCCCGGCTGGCCCGCAGCGCCGTTATTTTATGTATGTTGCCCATCAAAGACCGATCAGGGGGTAGCGCCACCCGGACATGAGAATGTGTTTTTGCTCATGCCCCTTGCAACCGGTATCGAAGACAGCACAACACAACGTGAAAAATACCTGGATATAATGCTGGAGCGGCTTGAATCCCGTATTGGCGTTCCCGGGCTGAAAGAAAAGATGGACTTTTGCCAAAGCTACTGCGTCAGCGACTTTGTAAGCGACTACAATGCCTTCGGTGGGAACGCATACGGATTGGCCAACACGCTCAGGCAAACCGCGGTGCTAAAGCCTTCATTACGAAACAAAAAACTTAAAAACCTGTTCTACGCAGGACAGCTGACAGTTCCGGGACCCGGTGTCCCCCCGTCCATCCTGTCCGGAAAAATAGTATCCAATGAAATTTTAAAAGCAAAAAAAACATTCCATGAAAAAACTGTTTGA
- a CDS encoding single-stranded DNA-binding protein — MTIIGRVTRDAEVRNLSNNKSVVSFSVAVNHDYKAKNGERVTQTEFFDCAYWFSTGVAQYLTKGSLVELSGRVSARAWMGNDGEPKAGLNFTTTDIKLHGGGKNETEPQAGQQQSQQQAQQPQQPVNQTANTAPLQNAEPLQPANAAAATVYEAETLPNGEVPNDDLPF, encoded by the coding sequence ATGACAATTATCGGAAGAGTGACAAGGGATGCCGAGGTGCGCAACCTGTCAAACAACAAAAGTGTAGTGAGTTTTTCAGTAGCCGTAAACCACGACTATAAAGCGAAAAACGGGGAACGTGTGACCCAAACAGAATTTTTTGACTGTGCCTATTGGTTTTCTACAGGGGTGGCGCAGTACCTGACCAAGGGCAGCCTTGTAGAACTCTCAGGGCGTGTGTCTGCCCGTGCGTGGATGGGCAACGATGGAGAGCCTAAAGCAGGGCTGAACTTCACAACCACCGACATTAAACTGCACGGGGGCGGTAAAAACGAAACCGAACCGCAGGCAGGACAGCAGCAATCCCAACAACAGGCACAGCAACCGCAGCAGCCTGTAAACCAAACAGCGAACACAGCCCCTCTGCAAAATGCTGAACCGCTACAGCCTGCCAATGCAGCAGCAGCAACCGTGTACGAAGCCGAAACGCTGCCCAATGGCGAAGTACCCAACGATGACCTGCCATTTTAA
- a CDS encoding DUF2256 domain-containing protein, protein MKGIKKQHLPQKICPVCNKPFAWRKKWERNWEQVVYCSKKCSAAKR, encoded by the coding sequence ATGAAAGGTATAAAGAAGCAACACCTGCCCCAGAAGATATGCCCAGTTTGCAACAAGCCGTTTGCTTGGCGTAAGAAGTGGGAACGTAACTGGGAGCAGGTAGTGTATTGCAGTAAAAAATGCAGCGCAGCAAAAAGATGA
- a CDS encoding SDR family oxidoreductase, with protein sequence MKILLTGATGYIAQRLLPVLLEQGHEVICSVRDASRFNTRKYGKKSNLRVIETDFLDKASLDSFPKDIDAAYYLVHSMSSVGEFSSKEEMSARNFIEAIDATAARQVIYLSGIVNDRQLSKHLASRKKVEEVLNSGKVPVTTLRAGIIVGSGSASFEIIRDLVEKLPVMVAPKWIKTKCQPISIRNVIEFLYGVLAKEFAFGNHYDIYGPDILTYKEMLLEFAAERRLKRRIITVPVMTPKLSSYWLYFVTSTSYALAKNLVDSMSVDVVAKPNDLKDKLGIQPISYREAIRIAFDKIEQNLVLSSWKDALGGTYSKQMVKKQLKVPEFGVFTDKKVRRAEDTEKALNRIFAIGGSSGWYYGNWLWEFRGFLDKLFGGVGLNRGRTNASSIVTGNTIDFWRVIYASRDDKRLLLYAEMKMPGEAWLEFRVKGDKVYQTATFRPLGIGGRLYWYAVLPFHYFIFNGMINKIAAND encoded by the coding sequence ATGAAAATACTTCTTACCGGTGCAACAGGGTACATTGCCCAAAGGCTGCTTCCCGTACTTTTGGAGCAGGGCCATGAGGTGATATGTTCCGTACGCGATGCGTCGCGATTCAATACAAGGAAATACGGAAAAAAGAGCAACCTCAGGGTTATTGAAACTGATTTCCTGGATAAGGCTAGCCTGGATTCCTTTCCAAAGGATATTGATGCTGCATATTACCTGGTACACTCGATGAGCTCGGTCGGCGAGTTTAGCAGCAAGGAAGAAATGTCCGCACGTAACTTTATTGAAGCGATCGATGCGACAGCGGCAAGGCAGGTAATATACCTAAGCGGTATTGTGAATGACAGACAGCTATCCAAACACCTGGCTTCCCGCAAAAAGGTTGAAGAGGTGCTTAATTCGGGTAAAGTGCCTGTAACAACATTGCGGGCAGGTATCATAGTGGGTTCCGGTAGTGCATCTTTTGAAATTATCAGGGACCTGGTAGAAAAATTACCTGTAATGGTTGCACCCAAATGGATTAAAACCAAGTGCCAGCCGATATCCATACGTAATGTAATCGAATTTTTATATGGCGTGCTGGCTAAAGAGTTTGCATTCGGGAATCACTATGACATATATGGCCCGGACATTTTAACCTATAAGGAAATGCTTTTGGAATTTGCAGCAGAACGCAGGTTGAAAAGGCGTATTATCACCGTGCCCGTCATGACGCCAAAACTTTCTTCATACTGGTTGTATTTCGTGACCTCTACATCCTATGCATTGGCTAAAAACCTTGTAGACAGTATGAGTGTTGATGTGGTAGCTAAGCCAAACGATTTAAAAGATAAACTAGGTATACAACCCATATCCTACAGGGAAGCCATACGTATCGCTTTCGATAAGATAGAGCAAAACCTCGTACTTTCAAGCTGGAAGGATGCACTGGGTGGCACCTACTCAAAGCAGATGGTGAAGAAGCAGTTAAAAGTCCCCGAATTTGGGGTATTTACGGATAAGAAAGTGCGTAGAGCCGAGGATACTGAAAAGGCACTCAACCGTATATTCGCTATTGGTGGATCCTCCGGCTGGTATTACGGCAACTGGCTATGGGAGTTCCGTGGTTTTCTTGATAAGCTTTTCGGAGGGGTCGGGCTTAATCGCGGGCGCACTAATGCATCCTCTATCGTCACAGGAAACACTATTGACTTCTGGCGGGTAATTTATGCCAGCCGTGACGATAAAAGGCTTTTGCTGTATGCTGAAATGAAAATGCCTGGCGAAGCATGGCTCGAATTCCGGGTAAAAGGAGATAAAGTGTATCAAACGGCAACATTCCGTCCCTTAGGAATAGGCGGCAGATTGTACTGGTACGCAGTGCTGCCGTTCCATTATTTTATTTTCAACGGTATGATCAATAAAATTGCAGCAAACGACTGA
- a CDS encoding sterol desaturase family protein, translating to MDIVDFIIVAVTFFIMEGLTWVIHKYVMHGLLWALHRDHHDHSNKGNLEKNDYFFLIFATPAILMMYTGVRNGFSPVFYVGAGVSLYGMAYFFVHDIFIHQRLQFLRNTKNPYLLAIRRAHKQHHKHTGKQHGECFGFLWVPIKYFKMYFKKQK from the coding sequence ATGGACATAGTTGATTTTATAATAGTGGCGGTAACATTTTTTATAATGGAAGGCCTGACCTGGGTGATACACAAGTACGTGATGCATGGACTGCTTTGGGCGCTACACCGCGACCATCACGACCACAGTAACAAGGGCAACCTTGAGAAAAACGATTATTTCTTCCTGATATTCGCCACGCCCGCCATTTTGATGATGTACACTGGTGTACGTAACGGGTTCAGCCCGGTATTTTATGTTGGCGCGGGTGTGAGCCTCTATGGCATGGCGTATTTTTTTGTACACGATATTTTTATACACCAGCGTTTGCAATTCCTGCGAAACACTAAAAACCCATATCTTTTAGCCATTCGCAGGGCCCATAAGCAGCATCACAAGCATACCGGTAAACAGCACGGCGAGTGTTTTGGTTTTCTGTGGGTACCTATAAAATATTTTAAAATGTACTTCAAAAAACAAAAGTAA
- a CDS encoding response regulator, protein MNTKGPIVLIEDDAEEAELLCELFNSISPDNELIVIDDSRNALTVLTGCEKPFIVFSSINLNALNGLQLRERILADTTLARKCFPYILYAASSNDEMLKRVYDVQASGYFHGIADYNALGERLLNIVEYWARCAV, encoded by the coding sequence ATGAACACTAAAGGACCGATTGTATTAATAGAGGACGATGCTGAAGAGGCCGAATTGCTTTGCGAGCTTTTCAACAGTATTAGTCCTGACAATGAACTTATTGTCATCGATGACAGCCGTAACGCTTTGACGGTACTTACAGGCTGCGAAAAGCCGTTTATTGTATTCAGCAGTATAAACCTAAATGCTCTTAACGGCCTACAGCTTCGCGAACGGATACTTGCAGACACCACACTCGCACGTAAATGTTTCCCTTACATCTTATACGCGGCGAGCAGTAATGATGAAATGCTCAAGCGTGTTTACGATGTGCAAGCCAGTGGTTACTTCCACGGTATTGCCGATTACAATGCATTAGGGGAACGGCTATTAAATATCGTAGAATACTGGGCCAGGTGCGCCGTATAG
- a CDS encoding aminotransferase class I/II-fold pyridoxal phosphate-dependent enzyme, producing MEALIAAYHSGQQWLDALKLYLYDNYLYLKTFVEKHIPQLNVTPLQATYLVWLDCSSVSKPVSALASELLQDHKLWVNPGTMYGDEGQNFLRINIACPRPLLEEGLGKLLLAFNKML from the coding sequence ATCGAAGCACTCATTGCCGCATACCATAGTGGACAACAGTGGCTGGACGCACTAAAGCTTTACCTCTATGATAATTATTTATATCTGAAAACATTTGTAGAAAAGCATATACCACAATTAAATGTCACGCCCTTGCAGGCAACCTATCTTGTATGGTTGGATTGTTCCTCAGTGTCAAAGCCCGTTTCAGCACTTGCCTCAGAATTATTACAGGACCATAAGCTTTGGGTTAATCCGGGGACGATGTACGGGGATGAAGGCCAAAATTTTTTACGAATAAATATTGCGTGCCCACGCCCGTTACTGGAAGAAGGCCTTGGAAAATTGCTGCTGGCCTTCAATAAAATGCTGTAA